The genome window AAAATCTGACTACTGAATACAATGAAATCTATAATTTATGTAAAACAATAGACCAATACTATATAAAAAATGATTTCCGAGAAGCTAGTAAATATCGATTATTGGTCAATCAAACAACTCACAATGTTTCAACTCTCTTATCAAAAGACTTGAAAAATCTTCTGGCACTTGCTTATGATCCGTTGTTTGCCGATTTATCACTTGGCCAAAGTACTTTAAATAAAGAAGAAGCTTCAAAATTGATAACCGATATGAATAACGCCGTCATGCTGATTAGTAAAGACATAGTAAATATGCAAGATGAAGTAAAAGAAGAACTGTTAGATCAAACTTCACCAGAATTTATAAAGGTAAATACTCAAATCGAAAATATGTATGCTAAATATATAAAGCTAGTAGATGATTATTTTAAAAACAATAAGTAAATATTCTTTCGAATTATATAAAAAGAGATTAATGAGTAGTGCGGTATAAGATATTGACATTACCCTAAAAGTCAAAACCGAAGAAATTAAAGAAAAAGTATAAAGAAGAAAGATAATAAAACTTAATTGAAGGTGATAATTATGAAAGGATGGGACTACAGTAAACCTTGGTTCCATGGCTCGCCAATGTTTCTAAATGAACTACTAGTTGAAAGCACAATAACTCAGGATCGAGAGTTAGCAAGAATCTTTTCACACAAACCTTCTATTGTTGCTTTGGATGAGCACGGCACAAGACTCCATAATGGTAAGTTATGTGGATACATTTACATACTTGATGAAGAAATTACAAGTGAGGATGTATACCCACATCCAGCAACTGCAATGTATCCTGGTGAAGAATGGCTCATCAAAAGAGGATTAAAAGTACGAAAAATAGATGAAACAAAAACAAGAACGGAAGAACAACTTTCAGAGGAAGAGGAGGTAGATTTATTGGATAAGCTAAAAAACAGATAGCGAATAGTTTGTTCGTAGAAGAGGCTGCTGTGTAAAAATATGTTCACGCATCGTTCCATCCGGCTCTCGGTCCGGCAGGGGCATTTCACCTCGGGGAAGTGGGGACAGCCGGACAACCCTGCACGAGCTAATGCGCTCTTTCTAATTATAGAGTTAATTTAATTGCAACGATCTGTTGCTAGAGGGGGAGGGGAATTGATCAACGTGCTAATTTTGATCCTGCTTATAATTATTGTTATCGGAATAGCAATTATAGAAGGGAGATTAAAAAAGAAACTTGAAAATGATGAAAGAATTATTGAAAAATTAGATGTGTTAATTAATGAAGTGAGAGATATCCGTAAAGAATAGATAAATAATAATCACAGTACATTCATAGAACGTCGCACTTACTTCGCGGTCCCAAGAGGCATATCGGAGAAAGTTGATTAAGGCGACATTCAATCAGCCACGTCTACTGACCCGTTCCCTAAGATAAGCTGCTTGAAAGTCGGGAATACAACAACGTTAGATGAAATTACCAGAGCAAAGTGATGTGAACCCATGAAAAGGATTCGAATACACAAATGGATAATTGAATATGATTTTAATAAAACTAAAGAGTTCTATCAATCTTATCATTTAATTACTGAGGGGTGCGATTGTTTAAATTGTAAGAATTTTGTTGAGGCGATTCCATTCTTTCCGAAAGATGTTGTAACCTTTTTTAATAGTTTAGGAATAGATCCAAGAAAAGAAGGAGAAGTATCTGAATACTGTGAGAATGAAGATGGAACCCATTTATATGGTGGGTTCTTTCATATAGTTGGTAGATTGATTAGTGGACCTGAGATATGGAACGAAAATGATGAATCAGGAACAATAACTTCATTAGACAAAGATTTATATGAAATCGATAACTTCAGATTTGGATTTACGAAAGAATTAAATTTAGTGCGTGATGGATTTCCAGAGCCAATATTACAAATCGAATTCGAAGGGGCCGTTCCGTGGGTAATTTCGGAGTAGTCTGTTAACATCATCTAACATTATATCCGCACCGCGGTTGCTCCCGTTGGTCACTTAAGTCGGTGGGACGGCATGAAAACAGGAACGTTAGCTGAAATCCTGTGCAATAATGTTTTAATATTATTTAAAGCAATAAGAACTGAGGAAATCATATGAACAATCCCTTTAAAGAAATCTTGACTTCAGAAGATGAAATTAGAGATCTCCTAGGTTATCCAAGTGAACTTGTAAAGAAGAAAGTAATAAAGTATTTAGATATCCATTGTCGAAACTTCATTTCTTTGTCACCCTTATTATTTTTAGCTACATCGGATGAGCAAGGATTTTGCGATGTATCACCACGAGGAGATGCACCTGGATCAGTGATAGTTATAGATGATAAGCATTTAGTTATTCCAGAAAGACCAGGTAATCGTAGAATTGATTCACTAAGAAATATCTTATCGAACCCAAGAGTAGGTATTATATTTATCATTCCAGGACTAGAAGAAACGCTGAGGATTAATGGACAAGCTTTTGTGATTAAAGATGAAAAAATTCTAGATCTTATGAAAGCAAAAGGTAAAAAACCGACCTTAGGAATAGGAGTAAAGGTTGAAGAATGCTTTATTCATTGTGCAAAAGCATTTAAGCGGTCTGGGGTATGGGAAAGCAAGTCTTGGCCAGAGGGGGATACACTACCGTTAATTCCAACAATACTATCAGATCATGTGAAATCAACTGAATTTACAGTAGAAGTAATCAGGAAAGGACTACAAGAAAGTTACGAGAAGAGACTTTATTAAGGAATATTTGTTTATAGTTTCAAAGAAGGCACCGTCATTTTATAACATCGTATTGATGCTGTCTGTCCTTGCCCTTGATCCGGCATTCGCCGGATCCTGAATACAGGAATGTTATATACAATTCTGGAGATCTAAGTTCAACTTGAGGATGAATGTGAATGTATTAGGAGGGAAGGTCTAGAAATGAAGAAATTCAAGAGGCAGCAAAGGACTATAAAGAAAAATAACAGTTTTGTAGAGTACAATGAAATGAGAATGTAGATGTGGATCAAAGAAGTCGGGCTCAGGTGAACAGTAATGCGAACCTAACCACGTCGCGGTTGGCACTAGAAGCTACCTTAAGGTTCTCGGGCTCGTTGAATAAAGAACGAATATTATCTGAAACGGATGAAAAGACAAATTTATTTATCTGGGGTGTTTCGGTGAAGTACATACACTTAAAAGATCTGATTCATGCTGATTTAGTTGACTATAGAGAAGTAGAAGGTATGAAGCTGATTTTATGTTTTAGAATCCATAGAGAATCAAATGAACAAAATTATTCTGAATTAATTGATGTTGAAGGTGGTTCATTGATTAACCAAGAGGATGAAAGATTTCCGCTGATTGAAATTGAATTTGATTCTTATATAGGATTTTCAATAAGCAATGAAAGTTACACATTAAGAGATGAATATGAAGAGTTTGAAGGGAAGATATTCAGAACTTTCAAAAGATCTAGATATTTAGATTACATTAAATTAGCGACATTTGCATCAGATGAATACCCAGGTCCATATAAACATTATGGAGTTGCTGGATTAAATCATATTGTTGACATTATATCCTCTGATGTACCGTACATAAGAATTTAATCAGTAGGATAAACTATTAGTTAAGGACGGGGATTTCTATGAGTAGATTGTTACTAACCTCTTGTGGTTTTTATACTGAAGATATTAAAAATCAATTTCTGGAGTTTATTGACGGAGATATTTCTAAATTAAAAGTCTCAATTATTACAACAGCATCCCCTTCAAAAGAAACTAATAGATATGCACAAAGAGCATTGCAAGAGTTTAAGGACATGGGATTTCAGCATATCAATTTTGTAGATATTGAATTTGATGATCCACAAATTCTCCTACATAGAGATGTTATATATATCAATGGTGGAAATCCATATACATTATTGTATTACGCTAAGAAAAGTGGTGCTGATGAAATTATCAGAACACTGGCCGCACAGAATGTAATTATCGTTGGAGTAAGTGCAGGAACGTTATTACTGGGGCCGAATATTAACATTGTGGATTTCTTTACTCCACAGATGAACACAATGAATTTAACGGATTTTAAGGCATTAGGTGTAACTGACAAGCTTATTTTTCCTCACTCTGATCGAGATGACATATTTAAAGATAGTACTAATAAAACCATTGAAGAGAGAATAGTAGAATTTGAATCCACTGAGAACTGTAAGGTGACAAGGCTTAAAGATGAAGAATATATCCTGGGTTCGTGAATGCAGAAACGTTATACGAAATTCCAAAAAGTGCGGAGGAAAATATGAAAGAAGACAACCATTCAATCCGTGTTCAGAACTATAAAGATTTTATTGATGGATTAGTCAAAATTCGGCCTGGAGTGTTATCAAGATGGATATTGACTACTGGGTGGCCAAAGACAGAAGAGAATATAAAAGTTAATGCATTTCTTGGTTCGCTGTCTGAAGAACAAAAACAATTACTTGCACAAATCATTCAACAATCACGAGATGGTGGTATACATGACGTTCTGGTCTACTTAAATGATGAAATAAACCTTAATGGAATGAAATTGATAAAAAATGACATTGAAATAGCCAAGGAACCTTTTGATTCAGAGATGTATTTCGACTGGGTATGTAGAAGAGAAGGAGATCCGTGGCCAGATTCGGAGAAGTAGTGATGCTTCGTATTATCTCCTGAGAATTCAACCAAAATTCTGGACATTGCATGTGGAATATCTAGGTATCATCAAGTATGGTTGAAATTAGGTAATGAGGTTACAGGTATAGACATCTCAAATACTTTCATTGAATATTCAAGGGAGTACAACAGAGCTTTTGAAAAGGCGAGTTATTGATGTAGCGATTTGGACTGATCCTGTTGGATTAACAGGGGCATCTACAAACCGAGTGTTCAACGCTTTAAAGCCAACGGGTATCTTTATCTATGAGATGTGGAATGAAAATTATTTTAAATACCATACGGATGAGCGACATAATGAATGCCGTACATGGACATGTCGCAATGGAATATATCGCTTGGTACGACATGAATATAATAGAGCGACATGTGTTTCGGAACACGAAGAGATCATATTTGATATACCCAATGATACGATGATTCATAAGACAGGATTAGGTGCAAAGAATGTAAACAGTTATTGTTATGTACAAATTATGGAGGCTGCAGGTTTTAAGAATGTGCGGTTTATAGACGATGAGGGGCAACCATTTAATACGGAAAACCAACAGATTAAACAGTTTTTTATGATTGGTGAGAAGTGAATACAACAACGTTAGCTGAAAGAAGTTCTTATTTTAGGAGGAGTCTATATGATATTAGAAAAAGTTATAAATAGAATTGCAATACAAAGTGAATATAAGGATTTGGTTGATAAGTATGTGGATCATATCCTTAACGAATTCAAAGATAAGATTCATAGCATTTATATGTGTGGCTCGATTCCCAAAGGAACCGCTCAACCTTTTAAGTCAGATGCAGACTTTACTATTGTATGTGCAAATCCCGAAGATATTGATTACGAAAGATTGTCCATTATGAAAGACAGGCTTTTGGAAGAATATCCATTCGTCACTAAGATGGATACGATCATTTGCTCGATGGATGATGTATTAAGTAGACCAAATGATTGGGGGTTTTGGATTAAGATCATTTGTGTTTGCCTACATGGGGAGGACATTGGTGAAAAAGTACCCCCGATCATAATTTCTCCAGAATTCATTGTAGACTTAAATACAGATACCAAGGAGGAAGTAGAACTATACATCGTTCACTTTCTAATGTTAGTGATCACTCATTGAAAACTAGATATATTAAAGGTTACTCTAAAAGATTAATTCGTGCATTATACTCTTTGATTTTAGAAGATACAGGGGTATGGGAAGATGAAATCATTAAGATGAAGGATGCTATAGTAAACTATTGCTCGATTGACGGCGCTTTAGTTGAGTATCTGTATGCTTGTTACTTGGATAGCGATGTATCTGTTGAAGAGTTTCTGGAAATTGCAGATGAAGTATATCACTACTTTGAGAACGCCTTAAATACAATGTCTGCTTCCAGGGCTTCCTCTAGCTAACAACATTTTGACGATATTGTTCACTCTGAGAGGCGATTTCGTCGTAATAACATAATATTCAAGCAGCGGCTCCTCACGGAGCCTTGGTCTGCTAGACATATTTTGTGGAAGCGCTTTATCTAACCCGTTCAACTAATGTTGAACGTTATGAATACAGGAACGTTAGGTAAAATAATGGTTAGTGAGAGGAGAATGAAATGCATATTAGAGGAGTAATTCTTGAGGGGTACTCAAATGCCGGGAAGACTTCAGTATTAAAAGCGATTAAACGTTATCAATCACAAGAAGAATCCTCAGAACGGAGCGTAGTTATTCTTGGAGAACATTATTCTCAAATTTTGAATAATAAACATGGAGAATATGTGAGTCTAACGCGAGAAGAACACATTGAGTTACTTAAAGAGCGGGTTGAAATGCTAAAGAAACTTAACGATTGGGCAATTCAACTTGGTCCTGCATCTAGAGGATCTAGGGGACTATTTTATGTGCTGGAGAGGTTTCACTTAAATCATAGAGCTGCATTTGCAGATTCGGATTTGGATGAGATAAATAAAATAGAAGAACAGCTTGAGTTTTTAAACGCCAAGTGTATTTTGCTTACAATCTCGCCCGAAGTCGTAGAAGAAAGAATCAAAAGCAGACAACCCGAAGAATGGATCTATAAAACAGAAGAAGAAGTAAGATCGTAGGTAAATGAATTATTAAAAGTCCAAAATGTATTAAGACATCAAGCTCAAATCTCAAGAGTCCCAACAATCGAAATCAATACAGACGGTAAGGATTGGGATGAGTATGTAAGGGGAATCATGGAGGGCAACGACATTGCTTAACCAAATGTTCACGCATCGTCGTTAGTGCTCCGCACAAAACGTAAAACTAAACCAGAAGGAGTGATCATTTGATTATTATGATTAATGGATCATTTGGATCCGGCAAAACCTCGACTTCTCAAAAGCTGCAGCCTTTAATAC of Paenibacillus sp. FSL R5-0517 contains these proteins:
- a CDS encoding pyridoxamine 5'-phosphate oxidase family protein; this translates as MNNPFKEILTSEDEIRDLLGYPSELVKKKVIKYLDIHCRNFISLSPLLFLATSDEQGFCDVSPRGDAPGSVIVIDDKHLVIPERPGNRRIDSLRNILSNPRVGIIFIIPGLEETLRINGQAFVIKDEKILDLMKAKGKKPTLGIGVKVEECFIHCAKAFKRSGVWESKSWPEGDTLPLIPTILSDHVKSTEFTVEVIRKGLQESYEKRLY
- a CDS encoding Type 1 glutamine amidotransferase-like domain-containing protein, which produces MSRLLLTSCGFYTEDIKNQFLEFIDGDISKLKVSIITTASPSKETNRYAQRALQEFKDMGFQHINFVDIEFDDPQILLHRDVIYINGGNPYTLLYYAKKSGADEIIRTLAAQNVIIVGVSAGTLLLGPNINIVDFFTPQMNTMNLTDFKALGVTDKLIFPHSDRDDIFKDSTNKTIEERIVEFESTENCKVTRLKDEEYILGS
- a CDS encoding DUF6547 family protein, which gives rise to MKEDNHSIRVQNYKDFIDGLVKIRPGVLSRWILTTGWPKTEENIKVNAFLGSLSEEQKQLLAQIIQQSRDGGIHDVLVYLNDEINLNGMKLIKNDIEIAKEPFDSEMYFDWVCRREGDPWPDSEK